The following are encoded together in the Microterricola viridarii genome:
- the araA gene encoding L-arabinose isomerase gives MPKLTTTLDHYEVWFLTGSQNLYGEETLRQVAEQSQQIARTLDAAGDVPVKVVWKPVLKDSDSIRRLALEVNAADSVIGVIAWMHTFSPAKMWIHGLDALQKPLLHLHTQANVELPWGEIDFDFMNLNQAAHGDREFGYIQTRLGVVRKTVVGHVSNPAVTAQIGSWQRAAAGWAASRTMKLARFGDNMRYVAVTEGDKTEAELRFGVQVNTWGVNELADAVHAASGADIDALVAEYEDLYAVAPELRRGGDRHESLRYGAAIEIGLRTFLEEGGFSAFTTSFEDLGALRQLPGLAVQRLMADGYGFGAEGDWKTAILVRVANVMGAGLPGGASLMEDYTYDMTPGAELILGAHMLEVSPSLTSSKPSLEVHPLGIGGKEDPVRLVFTADSGPAVVVALSDMRDRFRLVANVVEVVQPTAPLPNLPVGRAVWKPAPDFATSAAAWLTAGAAHHTVMSTAVGIEVFQDYAEIAGTELLVIDESTELREFGRELRWNQAYYRLAQGL, from the coding sequence ATGCCGAAACTCACGACGACACTCGACCACTACGAGGTGTGGTTCCTCACCGGCAGCCAGAACCTGTACGGCGAGGAGACGCTGCGCCAGGTCGCCGAGCAGTCACAGCAGATCGCCCGCACGCTGGATGCCGCGGGGGACGTGCCCGTGAAGGTCGTCTGGAAGCCCGTGCTGAAGGACTCCGACTCGATCCGCCGCCTCGCCCTCGAGGTGAACGCCGCAGACAGCGTGATCGGTGTCATCGCCTGGATGCACACCTTCTCGCCGGCCAAGATGTGGATCCACGGCCTCGACGCCCTGCAGAAGCCGCTGCTGCACCTGCACACCCAGGCCAACGTCGAGCTGCCGTGGGGCGAGATCGACTTCGACTTCATGAACCTCAACCAGGCCGCCCACGGTGACCGGGAGTTCGGCTACATCCAGACCCGCCTCGGCGTCGTGCGCAAGACCGTCGTCGGCCACGTCTCGAACCCCGCCGTCACGGCGCAGATCGGCAGCTGGCAGCGCGCGGCCGCCGGCTGGGCGGCATCCCGCACCATGAAGCTCGCGCGCTTCGGCGACAACATGCGCTACGTCGCCGTCACAGAGGGCGACAAGACCGAGGCCGAACTGCGCTTCGGCGTGCAGGTGAACACCTGGGGCGTGAACGAGCTCGCGGATGCCGTGCACGCGGCATCCGGCGCCGACATCGACGCGCTGGTCGCCGAGTACGAGGACCTCTACGCCGTGGCCCCTGAGCTTCGCCGGGGCGGCGACCGGCACGAGTCGTTGCGCTACGGCGCCGCGATCGAGATCGGCCTGCGGACATTCCTGGAGGAGGGCGGATTCAGCGCGTTCACGACCTCGTTCGAAGACCTGGGGGCGCTCCGCCAGCTGCCGGGGCTCGCCGTGCAGCGCCTGATGGCCGACGGCTACGGCTTCGGCGCCGAGGGTGACTGGAAGACGGCCATCCTGGTGCGCGTCGCCAACGTGATGGGCGCCGGCCTGCCCGGCGGCGCCTCGCTGATGGAGGACTACACCTACGACATGACACCGGGCGCTGAGCTGATCCTCGGCGCGCACATGCTCGAGGTGTCGCCGTCGCTCACCAGCTCCAAGCCGAGCCTCGAGGTGCACCCGCTCGGCATCGGCGGCAAGGAGGACCCGGTGCGCCTGGTCTTCACCGCCGACTCGGGCCCCGCCGTCGTCGTCGCGCTCAGCGACATGCGCGACCGGTTCCGCCTGGTGGCGAACGTCGTCGAGGTCGTGCAGCCGACGGCCCCGCTGCCGAATCTGCCGGTCGGCCGCGCCGTCTGGAAGCCGGCACCCGACTTCGCCACGAGCGCAGCGGCCTGGCTGACGGCCGGCGCCGCGCACCACACGGTCATGTCGACGGCCGTCGGCATCGAGGTGTTCCAGGACTACGCCGAGATTGCCGGCACCGAGCTGCTCGTGATCGACGAGAGCACCGAGCTGCGGGAGTTCGGCCGCGAGCTGCGCTGGAACCAGGCGTACTACCGGCTCGCGCAGGGACTCTAA
- a CDS encoding sugar ABC transporter permease has translation MSIGAPGKAPDPTPTDVLATRSTAELIGSGQEGTVMDQARAYLQRVRHGEMGALPAIGGFIVLSVMFTILSPFFLTERNFANLLTQAATLVMLGMALVFVILLGEIDLSAGVTSGLTMCIFVVLVNVNGFNWIVALLIALLTGVAIGSFIGFFVARVGIPSFVVTLGLFLGFQGLELIIIGSGGLYRVQTPEILSIMNSNLPIWAGWAMLAVILAVSLTTSLWDRARRTRAGVPNRTIALVWIKLGVILVIGGIVVGLLSNDRGTGFKPVSGVPIVVPITLAILWAGTFVLDRTKFGRYIYAVGGNAEAARRAGVKVVLIRWTAFIVCSTLAVVSGLFSISKVGSVDAAAGRDIVLSGVAAAVVGGVSLFGGRGRLLHAAIGALVIAVITNGLGLLNLPAGVNYVVTGGVLILAATVDAVSRVRAGGSLTRR, from the coding sequence ATGAGCATCGGGGCGCCCGGGAAGGCGCCGGACCCGACACCCACCGACGTGCTCGCCACCCGCAGCACCGCCGAACTGATCGGCAGCGGGCAAGAAGGCACCGTGATGGATCAGGCCCGCGCCTATCTGCAGCGGGTGCGGCACGGCGAGATGGGGGCGCTGCCGGCGATCGGCGGATTCATCGTTCTGAGCGTGATGTTCACGATCCTCAGCCCGTTCTTCCTCACCGAGCGCAACTTCGCCAACCTGCTCACCCAGGCCGCGACGCTCGTGATGCTCGGCATGGCGCTCGTGTTCGTGATCCTGCTCGGCGAGATCGACCTCTCGGCCGGTGTCACCTCGGGCCTGACCATGTGTATCTTCGTCGTGCTGGTGAACGTCAACGGTTTCAACTGGATCGTCGCTCTGCTCATCGCCCTCCTCACCGGTGTGGCCATCGGCTCGTTCATCGGCTTCTTCGTCGCCAGGGTCGGCATCCCATCATTCGTGGTGACGCTCGGCCTGTTCCTCGGATTCCAGGGGCTCGAGCTGATCATCATCGGCAGCGGCGGGCTGTACCGCGTGCAGACGCCGGAGATCCTCTCCATCATGAACTCCAACCTGCCGATCTGGGCGGGCTGGGCGATGCTCGCGGTGATTCTCGCCGTGTCGCTGACGACCTCACTCTGGGACCGCGCCCGGCGCACCCGCGCGGGCGTGCCGAACCGCACCATCGCGCTGGTCTGGATCAAGCTCGGCGTGATCCTGGTCATCGGCGGCATCGTCGTCGGCCTGCTCAGCAACGATCGCGGCACCGGATTCAAGCCGGTGAGCGGCGTTCCGATCGTGGTGCCGATCACCCTCGCGATCCTGTGGGCCGGCACCTTCGTGCTGGACCGCACCAAGTTCGGCCGCTACATCTACGCGGTCGGCGGCAACGCAGAGGCGGCCAGGCGCGCCGGAGTCAAGGTGGTGCTGATCCGCTGGACGGCCTTCATCGTCTGTTCCACGCTCGCCGTGGTGTCCGGCCTGTTCAGCATCTCGAAGGTCGGGTCCGTGGATGCCGCGGCCGGCCGAGACATCGTGCTGAGCGGCGTTGCGGCGGCGGTCGTCGGTGGCGTCAGCTTGTTCGGCGGCCGCGGCCGTCTGCTGCACGCCGCGATCGGTGCCCTCGTGATCGCGGTGATCACGAACGGGCTCGGCCTGCTGAACCTGCCAGCCGGCGTCAACTACGTCGTCACGGGCGGCGTGCTGATCCTCGCGGCCACGGTCGACGCCGTGTCGCGGGTGCGCGCGGGCGGCTCGCTCACAAGACGCTGA
- a CDS encoding ATP-binding cassette domain-containing protein, producing the protein MDDAPIIELTNIVKSFGPVSVLKGVNLRAYPGKVTALVGDNGAGKSTLIKGLAGVQPYDSGEVRFAGEAVHLHSPREAARLGIEVVYQDLALCDNLDIVQNMFLGREELGFGTFDEGLMEREAAETLRQLSVRTVSSVRQKVSSLSGGQRQTVAIARSVLKKAKVVVLDEPTAALGVAQTEQVLELVGRLAEQGVAVILISHNLADVFAVADFISVLYLGQMVASVKAEETNRDDIVGYITGSKTYTGEQA; encoded by the coding sequence ATGGATGACGCACCCATCATTGAATTGACGAACATCGTCAAGAGTTTCGGCCCCGTCAGCGTGCTGAAGGGAGTGAACCTCCGGGCCTATCCCGGCAAGGTCACCGCCCTGGTCGGCGACAACGGAGCTGGCAAGTCCACCTTGATCAAAGGGCTCGCCGGTGTGCAGCCCTACGATTCCGGGGAGGTGCGCTTCGCCGGTGAGGCGGTGCACCTGCACTCGCCTCGGGAGGCAGCCAGGCTCGGCATCGAGGTGGTGTACCAAGACCTGGCGCTCTGCGACAACCTCGACATCGTGCAGAACATGTTCCTCGGTCGCGAGGAGCTCGGCTTCGGCACCTTCGACGAAGGCCTGATGGAGCGTGAGGCCGCCGAGACGCTGCGGCAGCTCTCGGTCAGGACGGTCAGCTCCGTGCGGCAAAAGGTGTCCTCGCTCTCCGGTGGCCAACGCCAGACCGTGGCCATCGCCCGCTCGGTGTTGAAGAAGGCCAAGGTGGTCGTGCTCGACGAACCGACGGCCGCCCTCGGCGTTGCGCAGACGGAGCAGGTGCTCGAGCTCGTCGGCCGGCTCGCCGAGCAAGGCGTCGCCGTCATCCTGATCAGCCACAACCTGGCCGACGTCTTCGCCGTCGCCGATTTCATCAGCGTGCTCTACCTCGGCCAGATGGTGGCATCCGTGAAGGCGGAAGAGACCAACCGCGACGACATCGTCGGCTACATCACCGGAAGCAAGACCTACACGGGAGAACAAGCATGA
- a CDS encoding ABC transporter permease, whose product MSEQNTAVAADVPITHDAEPQRSLAARLFSGSSGRSIGLVIALLLLIIVGVITAGDRFANVGNLLVILRLASIIGVISIGMTFVITAGGIDLSVGSVMGLTTVVASLSWVQLFAEQTSWIVMVVIALAVGMAAGFINGAIIAYGGVVAFIATLAMLVGARGLAELLANRSTQVVNVRGFLDVFTANLLGIPVLIWMFALVTAAGWFLLNRTTFGRRTVAIGGNLEAARLAGINVKRHTMYVYALAGLTAGIAGVMMLGRTTAGTSTHGTLYELDAIAAVVVGGTLLVGGRGTIMGTVLGVLIFSTLTNVFTQNNLSTSVQAIAKGAIIVIAVMLQQRFANRAGKPKKS is encoded by the coding sequence ATGAGCGAGCAGAACACGGCCGTCGCTGCCGACGTCCCGATTACGCACGACGCCGAGCCGCAGCGCAGCCTGGCCGCCCGCCTCTTCAGCGGCTCCAGCGGCCGCTCCATCGGCCTGGTCATCGCCTTGCTGCTGCTCATCATCGTCGGGGTGATCACGGCGGGCGACCGCTTCGCCAACGTCGGCAACCTGCTCGTGATCCTGCGGCTGGCCTCGATCATCGGCGTGATCAGCATCGGCATGACGTTCGTCATCACCGCCGGCGGCATCGACCTCTCGGTCGGCTCCGTGATGGGCCTCACCACGGTTGTCGCCTCTCTCTCCTGGGTCCAGCTCTTCGCCGAACAGACCAGCTGGATTGTGATGGTCGTGATTGCCCTGGCCGTCGGCATGGCGGCCGGGTTCATCAACGGCGCCATCATCGCCTACGGCGGGGTGGTCGCTTTCATAGCGACTCTGGCCATGCTTGTCGGGGCCCGCGGCCTCGCCGAGCTGCTGGCCAACCGCTCCACGCAGGTGGTGAATGTGCGCGGTTTCCTCGACGTGTTCACGGCCAACCTGCTCGGCATCCCGGTTCTGATTTGGATGTTCGCGCTGGTCACCGCTGCCGGCTGGTTCCTGCTCAACCGCACCACGTTCGGCCGCCGCACCGTCGCCATCGGCGGCAACCTCGAGGCGGCGCGTTTGGCCGGCATCAACGTCAAGCGACACACGATGTACGTCTACGCCCTGGCCGGTCTGACCGCCGGCATCGCCGGTGTGATGATGCTCGGCCGCACCACGGCGGGCACCTCCACGCACGGCACGCTCTACGAGCTCGACGCCATCGCGGCCGTTGTCGTCGGCGGCACTCTGCTCGTCGGCGGGCGCGGAACCATCATGGGCACCGTGCTCGGCGTGCTGATCTTCTCCACCCTCACCAACGTCTTCACCCAGAACAACCTGTCCACCTCGGTACAGGCGATCGCCAAGGGCGCGATCATCGTGATCGCCGTGATGCTGCAGCAGCGATTCGCCAACCGCGCCGGCAAGCCGAAGAAGAGTTAG
- a CDS encoding substrate-binding domain-containing protein has product MLSTRSRRTRLLVASGATLAVAALLTACTPGTAEPAANSEKPSSNTEPTTVAAGETVTIGFSGPAADHGWLGAINSAAIAAAAEFPDVELIVAEGTNDASLQISQVETFINDKVDAIVLLPTDGAALTDVAIKAMQAGIPVINVDREFSSTFAARTTILGDNYGMGVSAGTYICEQLDGKKDAIVAEIAGIDSLPLTQDRSAGFKDALSDCGLSVNNRVAADFTVQGGEAATSQLLAAAPKIDAIWNHDDDQGIGVMAAINAAGRSEFFMVGGAGSKNAMDAIKAGNTVLQATVIYPATQAADGIAVARLIAQGGAMGDLVTQGVPQRIVLDAPVVTKDNVDQYMSVGFAS; this is encoded by the coding sequence ATGCTCTCAACACGTTCACGGCGCACCCGGCTGCTCGTCGCCTCTGGCGCCACGCTGGCCGTTGCCGCGTTGCTCACCGCCTGCACGCCGGGCACCGCCGAGCCGGCTGCCAACTCGGAGAAGCCGAGCAGCAACACCGAGCCCACCACCGTCGCCGCCGGCGAAACCGTGACGATCGGATTCTCCGGCCCCGCCGCCGACCACGGTTGGCTCGGCGCCATTAACAGCGCGGCCATCGCCGCGGCCGCCGAGTTCCCCGACGTCGAGCTGATCGTCGCCGAGGGCACCAACGACGCGAGCCTGCAGATCAGCCAGGTGGAGACCTTCATCAACGACAAGGTCGACGCCATCGTGCTGCTGCCGACCGATGGTGCGGCGCTGACCGATGTCGCGATCAAGGCCATGCAGGCCGGCATCCCCGTGATCAACGTCGATCGCGAGTTCAGCAGCACCTTCGCCGCCCGCACCACGATCCTCGGTGACAACTACGGCATGGGCGTGAGCGCAGGCACCTACATCTGCGAGCAGCTCGACGGCAAGAAGGATGCCATCGTCGCCGAGATCGCCGGAATCGACAGCCTGCCGCTGACCCAGGACCGCAGCGCCGGTTTCAAGGACGCCCTGAGCGACTGCGGGCTCTCGGTGAACAACCGCGTCGCCGCCGACTTCACGGTGCAGGGCGGCGAGGCGGCCACCTCACAGCTGCTCGCGGCTGCGCCGAAGATCGACGCCATCTGGAACCACGATGACGACCAGGGCATCGGCGTCATGGCCGCCATCAACGCCGCTGGGCGCAGCGAGTTCTTCATGGTCGGCGGCGCCGGCTCGAAGAACGCGATGGACGCCATCAAGGCCGGAAACACCGTGCTGCAGGCGACGGTCATCTACCCGGCCACGCAGGCCGCCGATGGCATCGCCGTCGCTCGTCTGATCGCCCAGGGCGGCGCCATGGGAGACCTCGTCACCCAGGGCGTGCCGCAGCGCATCGTTCTCGACGCCCCGGTCGTCACCAAGGACAACGTCGACCAGTACATGAGCGTCGGCTTCGCCTCCTAG
- the xylB gene encoding xylulokinase has translation MTLVAGVDSSTQSCKVLVTDAETGRIVRSGRAAHPDGTEVDPEAWWQALCTAVADAGGLADVAAISVGGQQHGMVALDADGHVIRPALLWNDTRSAAAAAALTAEVGADAYAERTGVVPVASFTASKLRWLRDEEPGNAARVAAVALPHDWLSWRLRGYGPEGTSPLGPVLTELFTDRSDASGTAYWSAITNDYDRALLVAALGHDAVLPRVLAPGEAGGVVHPAALPTGGGSASIVVGPGAGDNAAAAFGLGATSGDVIVSIGTSGTVFAVTDSPSRDASGIVAGFADASGAYLPLVATLNAARVLDAVAGLLGVDYDELGRLALQAEPGAGGAVLVPWFEGERTPNLPDATAGLLGLTLANTTRSTVARAAVEGLLCGLADGLEAVRGQGVDARRILLIGGAAQNTAVQTIAAQVFAVPVLVPAPGEYVALGAARQAAWALEGVAPEWPLATAAGPASDHRPIIALQYAAARDTRAAELA, from the coding sequence ATGACCCTCGTCGCCGGCGTCGACTCCTCCACCCAGAGCTGCAAGGTGCTGGTCACCGACGCAGAGACCGGGCGCATCGTGCGCAGCGGCCGCGCCGCGCACCCCGACGGCACAGAGGTCGACCCGGAGGCGTGGTGGCAGGCGCTCTGCACCGCGGTGGCGGATGCCGGCGGCCTCGCCGATGTGGCCGCGATCTCGGTCGGCGGGCAGCAGCACGGCATGGTCGCGCTGGACGCGGACGGCCACGTCATCCGCCCCGCCCTGCTCTGGAACGACACGCGCTCGGCCGCCGCAGCCGCCGCACTCACCGCGGAGGTGGGCGCCGACGCGTATGCGGAGCGCACCGGGGTGGTGCCGGTGGCCTCGTTCACGGCGAGCAAGCTGCGCTGGCTGCGGGACGAAGAGCCGGGTAACGCCGCCCGCGTCGCCGCCGTCGCGCTCCCCCACGATTGGCTGAGCTGGCGCCTGCGCGGCTATGGCCCTGAGGGCACATCGCCGCTCGGGCCGGTGCTCACGGAGCTCTTCACCGACCGGTCCGACGCCAGCGGCACCGCCTACTGGTCGGCGATCACGAACGACTACGACCGCGCACTGCTCGTCGCCGCGCTCGGCCACGACGCCGTGCTGCCGCGGGTGCTCGCGCCCGGTGAGGCCGGAGGGGTCGTTCACCCCGCCGCGCTCCCGACGGGCGGGGGCAGCGCGTCGATCGTGGTCGGCCCTGGCGCCGGCGACAACGCCGCGGCCGCCTTCGGATTGGGTGCGACCAGCGGCGACGTGATCGTCTCGATCGGAACCAGCGGCACCGTCTTCGCCGTCACCGACAGCCCCAGCCGGGATGCCTCCGGAATCGTGGCCGGCTTCGCCGACGCCAGCGGAGCCTACCTGCCGCTCGTCGCCACCCTGAACGCCGCCCGGGTGTTGGATGCGGTCGCCGGGTTGCTCGGCGTCGACTACGACGAGCTCGGCCGGCTGGCGCTCCAGGCCGAACCGGGCGCCGGCGGCGCCGTGCTGGTGCCCTGGTTCGAGGGCGAGCGCACGCCCAACCTTCCGGATGCCACGGCGGGCCTCCTCGGCCTGACCCTGGCCAACACCACCCGCAGCACCGTGGCGCGCGCCGCGGTCGAGGGCCTGCTCTGCGGACTGGCCGACGGGCTGGAGGCCGTGCGCGGCCAGGGGGTCGATGCCCGCCGCATCCTCCTGATCGGCGGCGCCGCCCAGAACACAGCGGTGCAGACGATTGCCGCCCAGGTGTTCGCGGTGCCCGTCCTGGTGCCGGCCCCCGGCGAGTATGTCGCCCTCGGCGCCGCCCGGCAGGCCGCGTGGGCACTCGAGGGAGTTGCCCCCGAATGGCCGCTCGCGACCGCTGCCGGCCCGGCATCCGATCACCGCCCGATCATCGCCCTGCAGTACGCGGCCGCGCGCGACACACGCGCCGCCGAGCTGGCGTAG
- the xylA gene encoding xylose isomerase, translating into MTITPTRADRFSFGLWTFGWNAQDQFGGPTRPHVDTVEGVHKLAELGAYGMTFHDDDLFAFGSTDAARQHEIDRLKQALSDTGLIIPMITTNLFSHPVFKDGGFTSNDRGVRRFALRKVMRNLDLAAELGAKTFVMWGGREGSEYDAAKDIQAALERYREAVNMLGDYVTDKGYDIRFAIEPKPNEPRGDILLPTVGHALAFISTLERPELVGVNPETGHEQMAGLNYTHGIAQALYQGKLFHLDLNGQRGVKFDQDLVFGHGDVQNAFSLVDLLEHGGPNGGPSYNGPRHFDYKPSRTEDPSGVWESVSANMQMYLLLKERTVAFRADPEVQEALAAAKVAELSVPTLAAGEGYDALLADRASYEDFDADAYFGGKGFGFVRLQQLAMEHLLGARG; encoded by the coding sequence ATGACCATCACCCCCACCCGCGCAGACCGTTTCTCCTTCGGGCTCTGGACGTTCGGCTGGAACGCCCAGGACCAGTTCGGCGGCCCGACCCGACCGCACGTCGACACCGTCGAGGGAGTGCACAAACTCGCCGAGCTTGGCGCATACGGCATGACCTTCCACGACGACGACCTCTTCGCGTTCGGCTCGACGGATGCCGCCCGCCAGCACGAGATCGACAGGCTCAAGCAGGCGCTCAGTGACACCGGCCTCATCATTCCGATGATCACGACCAACCTGTTCAGCCACCCCGTTTTCAAGGACGGCGGCTTCACCTCCAACGACCGCGGTGTGCGCCGCTTCGCACTGCGCAAGGTGATGCGCAACCTCGATCTGGCGGCTGAGCTCGGCGCGAAGACCTTCGTCATGTGGGGCGGACGCGAGGGCAGCGAGTACGACGCGGCCAAGGACATCCAGGCGGCGCTCGAACGGTACCGCGAGGCGGTCAACATGCTCGGCGACTATGTCACGGACAAGGGCTACGACATCCGTTTCGCGATCGAGCCCAAGCCCAACGAGCCCCGCGGCGACATCCTGTTGCCGACCGTCGGGCACGCGCTCGCCTTCATCTCGACGCTGGAGCGGCCGGAGCTCGTCGGTGTCAACCCGGAGACCGGCCACGAACAGATGGCCGGCCTGAACTACACCCACGGCATCGCTCAGGCGCTCTATCAGGGCAAGCTGTTCCACCTCGACCTCAACGGCCAGCGCGGTGTGAAGTTCGATCAGGACCTGGTGTTCGGCCACGGCGATGTGCAGAACGCCTTCTCGCTCGTCGACCTGCTGGAGCACGGTGGCCCCAACGGCGGCCCCTCTTATAACGGCCCCCGGCACTTCGACTACAAGCCATCGCGCACTGAAGACCCCAGCGGTGTCTGGGAGTCGGTGTCGGCGAACATGCAGATGTACCTGCTGCTCAAGGAGCGCACCGTGGCGTTCCGAGCGGACCCCGAGGTGCAGGAGGCGCTGGCCGCCGCGAAGGTGGCCGAGTTGTCTGTTCCGACCCTGGCCGCCGGCGAGGGCTACGACGCCCTGCTGGCCGACCGTGCCAGCTACGAGGACTTCGACGCCGACGCCTACTTCGGGGGCAAGGGCTTCGGCTTCGTGCGCCTGCAGCAGCTCGCCATGGAGCACCTCCTTGGAGCCCGCGGCTAG
- a CDS encoding sugar ABC transporter ATP-binding protein, producing MINVDHAGPLLTVRDLTKGFAGVQALKGVDLEVLPGEVHCLLGQNGAGKSTLIKTLSGSYQPDGGTIRWHGAETLIESPVAALGLGIATMYQELDVVDGLTVAENIFLGHEQAVAGITDRRSTNRRARELMARLGHSNISATREVGTLSAANKQIVSMARALSHDTQLIIMDEPSAVLDAEEVRNLFRVVGELTDAGIAVIYISHRLEEINQIGDRITVIKDGRTVATNLPVADTPTSELIKLMTGREVENVFPTATPLAPDAPVILDVDALGLAGVFDDVSLQVRAGEIVGLAGLVGSGRSEILETIYGARTATSGTVSISGTRVKPGSVQAGVAAGMGLSPEERKSQGLILDEPIYRNVTLASFTRWAKGGLLKEKEERSVAREQLVALELRPADPDRVTRTLSGGNQQKILLARWLVHGTSLLLLDEPTRGVDVGARAEIYALIRRLADAGTAVVVVSSEIDEVLGLADRVLVIAEGRVIHTSAADAIDEHGVLDLVMKGTAA from the coding sequence ATGATCAATGTCGACCATGCCGGGCCGCTGCTGACGGTCCGCGACCTCACCAAGGGATTCGCCGGTGTGCAGGCTCTCAAAGGAGTGGACCTCGAGGTGCTCCCGGGAGAGGTGCACTGCCTTCTCGGCCAGAACGGGGCTGGCAAGTCCACCCTCATCAAGACTCTCTCCGGCTCGTACCAGCCCGACGGCGGCACCATCCGCTGGCACGGCGCAGAGACGCTCATCGAGAGCCCTGTCGCGGCGCTCGGCCTCGGCATCGCCACCATGTACCAGGAGCTCGACGTCGTCGACGGGCTCACTGTGGCCGAGAACATCTTCCTCGGCCACGAGCAGGCCGTCGCCGGCATCACCGATCGGCGCAGCACCAACCGCCGCGCCCGCGAGCTGATGGCCAGGCTCGGCCACAGCAACATCTCCGCCACCCGCGAGGTCGGAACGCTCTCGGCCGCCAACAAGCAGATCGTCAGCATGGCCCGCGCCCTCTCGCACGACACCCAGCTGATCATCATGGATGAGCCGTCGGCTGTGCTCGATGCCGAGGAAGTGCGCAATCTGTTCCGGGTTGTCGGCGAGCTGACGGATGCCGGCATCGCGGTGATCTACATCTCGCACCGGCTCGAAGAGATCAACCAGATCGGTGACCGCATCACCGTCATCAAAGACGGCCGCACGGTGGCGACCAACCTGCCCGTCGCCGACACCCCCACCTCCGAGCTGATCAAGTTGATGACGGGGCGCGAGGTCGAGAACGTGTTCCCGACGGCCACTCCGCTGGCGCCGGACGCACCGGTCATCCTCGACGTGGACGCGCTCGGGCTTGCCGGCGTCTTCGACGACGTCAGCCTGCAGGTGCGGGCCGGTGAGATCGTCGGTCTGGCCGGCCTGGTCGGATCCGGCCGCTCCGAGATCCTGGAGACCATCTACGGCGCGCGCACCGCGACCTCCGGAACCGTCAGCATCTCGGGCACACGGGTGAAGCCGGGCTCGGTGCAGGCCGGCGTCGCCGCGGGGATGGGTCTCTCGCCCGAGGAGCGCAAGAGTCAGGGGCTCATTCTGGATGAGCCGATCTACCGCAATGTCACGCTGGCCAGCTTCACCCGCTGGGCGAAGGGCGGGCTCCTCAAAGAGAAGGAGGAGCGATCCGTCGCACGCGAGCAGCTCGTCGCACTCGAGCTGCGGCCGGCAGACCCCGACCGGGTGACCCGCACCCTCTCTGGCGGCAACCAGCAGAAGATCCTGCTGGCGCGCTGGCTGGTGCACGGCACCAGCCTGTTGCTGCTTGACGAGCCCACCCGCGGCGTCGATGTCGGTGCCCGCGCCGAGATCTATGCCCTCATCCGTCGACTTGCAGACGCCGGCACCGCCGTCGTCGTGGTCTCCAGCGAGATCGACGAGGTGCTCGGCCTGGCCGATCGCGTGCTCGTGATCGCCGAGGGCCGCGTCATCCACACTTCAGCCGCAGACGCCATCGACGAGCACGGCGTGCTCGACCTGGTCATGAAAGGAACCGCCGCATGA
- a CDS encoding sugar ABC transporter substrate-binding protein, which yields MDRPALEKAFTDAGFEADIQNAQGDTSKYATIADQQLSKGCGVMVLVDYNGAAVAVAAKAKGEGIPVIAYDRPIEGADYYVSFDNEKVGELQGQSIVDGLKAEGKDPATAIVVYMGGDPADGNAKMFHDGAVKIMSAAGIKPAQEPPGVWDGDKSATNFEQALTALGGKVDAVWVANDTNAAGVITILDKNGLKVPVSGQDASVAGLQNVLLGKQTATVWKHVPDEAAAASDLAVKLLKGETPTVDMKLADGTPYIAVTPVLVGPDMVKEVVAAGDATAAELCTGEVAAACTANGVQ from the coding sequence ATGGACCGGCCGGCACTTGAAAAGGCCTTCACCGATGCGGGCTTCGAGGCCGACATCCAGAACGCCCAGGGTGACACCAGCAAGTACGCGACCATCGCCGACCAGCAGCTCAGCAAGGGCTGCGGTGTGATGGTGCTCGTCGACTACAACGGGGCCGCTGTGGCCGTGGCCGCGAAGGCCAAGGGCGAGGGAATCCCCGTCATCGCCTACGACCGCCCGATCGAGGGCGCCGACTACTACGTCTCCTTCGACAACGAGAAGGTTGGCGAGCTGCAGGGCCAGTCGATCGTCGACGGCCTCAAGGCAGAGGGCAAGGATCCGGCAACGGCCATCGTCGTCTACATGGGCGGCGACCCGGCCGACGGCAACGCCAAGATGTTCCACGACGGCGCCGTCAAGATCATGTCGGCCGCCGGCATCAAGCCGGCCCAGGAGCCCCCGGGAGTCTGGGACGGCGACAAGAGCGCCACGAACTTCGAGCAGGCCCTGACCGCCCTCGGCGGCAAGGTCGACGCGGTCTGGGTCGCCAACGACACGAACGCCGCCGGAGTCATCACGATCCTCGACAAGAACGGCCTGAAGGTTCCCGTCTCTGGTCAGGATGCCTCGGTCGCCGGTCTGCAGAACGTGCTGCTCGGCAAGCAGACCGCGACAGTCTGGAAGCATGTGCCGGATGAGGCGGCCGCTGCGTCCGACCTCGCGGTGAAGCTGCTGAAGGGTGAGACCCCCACCGTCGACATGAAGCTCGCCGACGGAACGCCCTACATTGCCGTCACGCCGGTACTTGTCGGACCGGACATGGTGAAGGAGGTCGTCGCCGCCGGTGACGCCACTGCCGCCGAGCTCTGCACCGGCGAGGTTGCTGCAGCGTGCACCGCCAACGGGGTGCAGTAA